From Enterococcus mundtii, the proteins below share one genomic window:
- a CDS encoding LysM peptidoglycan-binding domain-containing protein: MQKELVGRKERRRLEQAKRYRKVKRSAAIVGTAMVGCSAVAPVLQSVAVNADETPIQMNSRINTAAFITEIATFAQPIANANDLYASVMIAQAVVESGWGGSTLSRAPYHNLFGIKGSYQGQTVYMDTLEFLNNQWVTKKEPFRQYPSFAESFSDNAYVLRNTSFGNGYYYAGAWKSNTRSYTDATAHLTGRYATDPSYATKLNNLIMTYGLTKYDTPATGNAGGGATTGGGNTINTGNTGSTNTGSTNTGSTNTGNTSGSTTTGSTTYTVKSGDSVWGISNAHGISMAQLIEWNNIKNNFVYPGQKLTIKGGTAGGSSTTNSGNNTASTGSSSAGTTTNNSSGTRYTVKAGDSVWGISNAHGISMAQLIQWNNIKNNFVYPGQSLIVSNGGSASVNTPSTPSTTPSTPSTGASVSGAKYTVKAGDSVWGVSHAHGISMAQLIQWNNIKNNFIYPGQQLVVSNGGASSTASSTASTNPAPSTTTNNPTTSNTASQGSGTYTVKAGESVWSVANKNGISMNQLIEWNNIKNNFIYPGQKLIVKGGSTAAPTSTPTTTPAAAPSTPNTSAATNTSTSGDTIYTVKAGESVWGVADKHGITMDQLIEWNNIKNNFIYPGQKVVVKKGNTTAAPTSNDGKRYTVKAGESVWGVADSHGISMTQLIEWNNIKNNFIYPGQSLIVAK; the protein is encoded by the coding sequence ATGCAAAAGGAATTAGTAGGACGAAAAGAACGCAGACGTCTGGAACAAGCAAAGCGTTACCGTAAAGTAAAGCGAAGTGCGGCAATCGTCGGAACCGCAATGGTGGGCTGTTCAGCTGTCGCACCAGTATTACAATCAGTCGCTGTCAATGCGGATGAAACACCGATCCAAATGAACTCTCGGATCAATACCGCTGCATTTATCACAGAAATTGCCACATTTGCACAACCGATCGCAAACGCGAATGATTTGTATGCTTCAGTAATGATCGCTCAAGCAGTCGTCGAAAGTGGTTGGGGTGGCAGTACATTATCACGTGCACCGTATCATAACTTATTTGGGATCAAAGGAAGCTACCAAGGACAAACTGTTTATATGGACACGCTTGAATTCTTGAACAACCAATGGGTGACGAAAAAAGAACCTTTCCGTCAATATCCTTCTTTCGCAGAGTCTTTTAGTGACAATGCCTATGTACTTAGAAATACTTCATTTGGTAATGGCTACTACTATGCAGGTGCTTGGAAGAGTAATACTCGTTCTTATACGGATGCTACTGCCCATTTGACAGGACGCTATGCGACGGACCCAAGTTATGCGACAAAATTAAACAATCTTATCATGACGTATGGCTTGACTAAATATGACACACCAGCAACTGGAAATGCAGGCGGTGGTGCGACTACTGGCGGCGGCAATACGATCAATACAGGGAACACAGGAAGTACAAATACAGGAAGCACCAACACTGGAAGCACGAATACAGGAAATACTAGTGGAAGTACGACTACTGGTTCAACGACGTACACAGTAAAATCAGGTGATTCTGTTTGGGGCATCTCAAATGCTCATGGCATCTCAATGGCGCAATTGATCGAATGGAATAATATTAAAAATAATTTTGTTTATCCAGGACAAAAGTTGACGATCAAAGGTGGTACAGCTGGCGGTTCTTCAACAACAAATTCAGGAAACAATACAGCTTCTACAGGTAGCAGTTCTGCTGGAACAACAACAAACAATTCGTCCGGTACGCGTTATACAGTCAAAGCAGGTGACTCTGTTTGGGGTATCTCGAATGCCCACGGCATCTCAATGGCACAATTGATCCAATGGAATAATATCAAGAATAATTTTGTTTATCCAGGACAAAGCTTGATCGTTTCTAATGGTGGGTCTGCTTCTGTAAATACACCATCGACACCAAGCACAACACCATCAACACCAAGTACAGGTGCTTCAGTTTCTGGTGCAAAATATACGGTCAAAGCAGGTGATTCTGTCTGGGGTGTGTCTCATGCCCATGGCATCTCAATGGCACAGTTGATCCAATGGAACAACATCAAGAACAACTTTATTTACCCAGGACAACAGTTGGTTGTTTCAAATGGTGGCGCATCAAGCACTGCATCAAGCACTGCATCAACGAATCCAGCACCTTCAACAACGACGAATAATCCAACGACTTCAAACACAGCAAGCCAAGGCTCAGGCACCTACACGGTCAAAGCAGGGGAATCTGTGTGGAGCGTCGCAAATAAAAATGGGATCTCAATGAACCAATTGATTGAATGGAACAATATCAAAAATAACTTCATCTACCCAGGTCAAAAGCTGATTGTAAAAGGCGGTAGTACAGCGGCGCCAACATCTACACCGACAACAACACCGGCAGCTGCTCCAAGCACGCCGAATACGTCAGCAGCAACGAACACATCAACGTCTGGTGATACGATCTATACGGTCAAAGCAGGTGAATCCGTTTGGGGTGTAGCTGACAAACACGGCATCACGATGGATCAACTGATCGAATGGAACAATATCAAAAACAATTTCATCTATCCAGGCCAAAAAGTGGTCGTGAAAAAAGGAAATACAACAGCAGCACCTACGTCTAATGATGGCAAACGTTACACAGTCAAAGCAGGTGAATCCGTTTGGGGTGTAGCTGATAGCCATGGCATCTCAATGACGCAATTGATTGAGTGGAACAACATCAAAAATAACTTTATCTACCCAGGTCAAAGTTTGATCGTTGCAAAATAA
- a CDS encoding class I SAM-dependent methyltransferase, producing the protein MLKTALHFSHTLLEEIIQPGDHVIDATMGNGYDTVFLAEKVGKTGQVYSFDIQKQALASTQQKLSENGLLERTTLFLQGHETIGAVISEQQPIKAGIFNLGYLPKSDKSVITLPETTKTAMEEILKRLVPQGRMIIVVYYGHQGGEAELDMVQSFCQALPQEQFNVLNYQFINQKNNPPILYCIEKKKSHN; encoded by the coding sequence ATGTTAAAAACGGCACTTCATTTTAGCCATACGCTATTGGAGGAAATCATCCAACCGGGAGATCATGTGATTGATGCGACGATGGGTAATGGGTATGACACCGTTTTTCTAGCAGAAAAAGTCGGAAAAACCGGTCAGGTATATAGTTTTGATATCCAAAAACAAGCATTGGCGTCCACGCAACAGAAATTGTCAGAAAACGGCTTATTGGAGCGGACGACCCTGTTTTTACAAGGACATGAAACCATTGGTGCGGTCATTTCTGAACAACAACCCATCAAAGCCGGCATCTTCAACTTAGGCTATTTACCCAAAAGTGATAAATCCGTCATCACGCTACCTGAAACGACAAAAACAGCGATGGAAGAAATCTTGAAACGTTTAGTTCCACAAGGTCGCATGATCATCGTCGTTTATTATGGCCATCAAGGTGGCGAAGCAGAACTAGATATGGTACAAAGCTTTTGCCAAGCGTTGCCTCAAGAACAATTCAATGTTTTGAATTATCAATTTATCAATCAAAAAAATAATCCTCCGATCTTGTATTGTATCGAAAAAAAGAAAAGCCACAACTAA
- a CDS encoding TIGR01212 family radical SAM protein (This family includes YhcC from E. coli K-12, an uncharacterized radical SAM protein.), translating to MEFPYAEGNKRYHSWNYALRHEFGGKIFKVPIDGGFDCPNRDGTVAHGGCTFCSVSGSGDMIVAPEEPLPIQFQKEIDMMHKKWPQVNQYIVYFQNFTNTHAPVEVIRERFEQVINLPGVVGLSIGTRPDCLPDEVVDYLAELNQRLYLWVELGLQTTYEETSILINRAHDYQTYLDGVAKLRKHDIRVCTHLINGLPGESLEMMRENVRRTILDSDIQGIKLHLMHLMRKTKMLRDYHEGRLQLMSRADYVSVICDQLEMIPQEIIIHRLTGDAPWDSLIGPMWSLKKWEVLNAIDEEMIRRNSYQGKYNIREGVKSGC from the coding sequence ATGGAATTTCCTTATGCTGAAGGAAATAAACGTTACCATTCTTGGAATTATGCGTTACGCCATGAATTTGGTGGAAAAATTTTTAAAGTACCTATCGATGGTGGCTTTGATTGTCCCAATCGTGACGGGACAGTTGCCCATGGTGGCTGTACCTTTTGTAGTGTTTCTGGCTCTGGTGATATGATCGTTGCTCCAGAAGAGCCACTACCGATCCAATTTCAAAAAGAAATCGATATGATGCACAAAAAATGGCCACAAGTGAATCAATACATCGTTTACTTTCAAAATTTCACAAACACCCATGCGCCAGTCGAAGTCATTCGTGAACGATTTGAACAGGTCATCAATCTACCGGGTGTCGTTGGTTTATCAATTGGTACTAGACCAGATTGCTTACCCGATGAAGTCGTTGATTACTTAGCTGAATTGAATCAACGTTTATATTTATGGGTAGAATTGGGCTTACAAACGACTTATGAAGAAACCTCCATCCTGATCAATCGAGCCCATGATTATCAGACGTACCTAGACGGTGTTGCGAAATTACGGAAGCACGACATACGTGTATGTACGCATTTGATCAACGGTTTACCGGGAGAATCCTTGGAAATGATGCGGGAAAATGTTCGTCGCACGATCTTAGATTCTGATATCCAAGGAATCAAACTACATTTGATGCACTTGATGCGTAAAACGAAGATGTTACGAGACTATCATGAGGGCAGACTGCAGTTGATGAGTCGAGCAGATTATGTATCTGTCATTTGTGACCAACTGGAAATGATTCCTCAAGAGATCATCATCCATCGTTTGACTGGCGATGCACCTTGGGACTCCTTGATCGGGCCAATGTGGAGTTTGAAAAAATGGGAAGTCTTGAATGCGATCGATGAAGAAATGATTCGTCGCAATAGTTACCAAGGAAAGTACAATATTCGAGAGGGAGTCAAAAGCGGATGTTAA
- a CDS encoding acyl-CoA thioesterase, with product MEETKYCKDSMVIQTHRIFPFDLNPFGYLFGGKLMAMIDDAASISVTRHCRRGAVTASLDSLNFLKPLHENHSVCVESYVSGAHKKSMEVFVKIIGENLTTGERYLAATCFTTFVAVPSHMNLEKEFTVPHVIPETEEEQLVCSGYEERRATRQKERTAYKEFAASLSLDLPWTREREGE from the coding sequence ATGGAAGAAACAAAGTATTGCAAAGACTCGATGGTTATCCAAACACATCGGATCTTTCCCTTTGATTTGAATCCATTTGGGTATCTTTTTGGAGGGAAACTAATGGCAATGATCGATGATGCAGCATCGATTTCGGTCACCCGTCATTGTCGCAGAGGGGCAGTCACTGCTTCTTTAGATAGTTTGAATTTTTTGAAGCCTTTGCATGAAAATCATTCCGTTTGTGTGGAATCTTATGTGTCAGGTGCCCATAAGAAATCAATGGAGGTTTTTGTGAAGATCATCGGTGAAAACTTAACGACAGGTGAACGCTATTTGGCTGCTACTTGCTTTACGACATTCGTTGCGGTTCCTTCACATATGAACCTTGAAAAAGAGTTTACCGTGCCACATGTCATTCCTGAAACCGAGGAAGAGCAATTAGTTTGCAGTGGGTACGAGGAACGCCGTGCTACAAGACAGAAGGAAAGAACAGCCTATAAAGAATTTGCCGCTAGTTTATCTTTGGACCTCCCTTGGACAAGAGAACGAGAAGGCGAATAA
- a CDS encoding phosphatase PAP2 family protein — protein sequence MKNKRIFQISAASCFLLFLALSLLVLFRVDLLSSFDQTLTHWIRIPYPDWNPFQRLITTFGNAITVILVFGLVALWLWHKKKRKELYWFIFNFVLVAGILNPLIKLLVMRDRPSLQHLVVETTYSFPSGHAATSMILYGTLIFLMPSLIKTREWAWMIQVLLGLLILSIGASRVYLGVHYPSDILGGYSLSLFWLCLTYPWYVQQRLPFTQSNRKKGF from the coding sequence ATGAAAAATAAAAGAATCTTCCAAATCTCAGCCGCAAGTTGCTTCTTGCTTTTTCTAGCGTTGAGTCTACTTGTCTTATTTCGCGTGGATCTATTGTCTAGTTTTGACCAAACACTGACCCATTGGATTCGTATTCCTTATCCTGATTGGAATCCATTTCAGCGGTTGATCACGACATTTGGAAATGCAATAACTGTCATTTTAGTATTTGGATTAGTTGCTCTTTGGTTGTGGCACAAGAAAAAAAGAAAAGAACTGTATTGGTTCATCTTCAACTTTGTGCTAGTTGCTGGGATATTAAATCCACTAATCAAGCTGTTGGTGATGCGTGACCGTCCAAGTCTGCAACATTTAGTGGTCGAAACGACATATAGTTTTCCCAGCGGACATGCCGCAACGAGTATGATCTTGTATGGCACACTGATTTTTTTGATGCCATCTTTGATCAAGACGAGAGAATGGGCATGGATGATCCAAGTATTGTTAGGTTTATTGATTCTGAGTATTGGCGCTAGTCGTGTCTATCTGGGTGTCCATTATCCTAGTGATATCCTCGGTGGTTATAGCTTGAGCCTGTTTTGGTTATGCTTGACTTATCCTTGGTATGTCCAACAACGCTTGCCATTTACACAATCAAATAGGAAGAAGGGATTTTAA
- the leuS gene encoding leucine--tRNA ligase — translation MSYNHKEIEKKWQKYWAKNNTFNTHDEPGKPKFYALDMFPYPSGQGLHVGHPEGYTATDILARFKRSQGFNVLHPMGWDAFGLPAEQYALDTGNDPAEFTQKNIETFRRQINSLGFSYDWNREVNTTDPEYYKWTQWIFTKLYEKGLAYEAEVAVNWVPELGTVISNEEVIDGKSERGGYDVIRKPMRQWMLKITAYADRLIDDLELVDWPESIKEMQRNWIGRSVGANVTFKVAGTDKEYTVFTTRPDTLFGATYSVLAPELDLVREITTPEQKEAVEAYIAETAKKSDLKRTDLAKEKTGVFTGAYAINPVNGKEIPIWIADYVLASYGTGAIMAVPAHDERDYEFAQTFDLEILPVIEGGDTSAAAYTEDGAHINSDFLNGLNKEEAIDAMNQWLEEHGVGKKEVSYRLRDWLFSRQRYWGEPIPIIHWEDGTVTTVSEEELPLRLPKTSNIQPSGTGESPLANIDEWVNVVDPETGKKGRRETNTMPQWAGSSWYYLRYIDPHNKKELANYEKLERWLPVDIYIGGAEHAVLHLLYARFWHKFLYDIGVVPTKEPFEKLFNQGMILGENNEKMSKSRGNVVNPDDVVEAYGADTLRLYEMFMGPLDASIAWSENGLEGSRKFLDRVWRLIVDENNKMRDRITTLNDGKLDKVYHQTVKKVTEDYENLHFNTAISQLMVFVNEAYKVDALPYEYIEGFVQLLAPIAPHIGEELWAILGNEQDLSYAPWPTYDEAALIEDEVEVVFQINGKVRAKASVARDLSKEELEKTAMDDDSIKEQLEGKTIRKVIVVPNKLVNIVAN, via the coding sequence ATGAGCTATAATCACAAAGAAATTGAAAAAAAATGGCAAAAATATTGGGCAAAAAATAACACCTTTAATACGCATGATGAACCAGGTAAACCAAAATTCTATGCGTTGGATATGTTTCCATATCCATCAGGACAAGGTCTGCATGTTGGGCATCCAGAAGGCTATACAGCAACAGATATCCTAGCTCGTTTCAAACGTAGTCAAGGCTTCAACGTGTTACATCCAATGGGGTGGGATGCATTTGGACTACCGGCAGAGCAATACGCATTGGACACAGGCAATGACCCTGCAGAATTTACGCAAAAAAATATTGAAACCTTCCGTCGCCAAATCAATTCACTTGGTTTTAGTTACGATTGGAATCGTGAAGTCAACACAACAGATCCTGAGTACTACAAATGGACTCAATGGATTTTTACTAAATTATACGAAAAAGGCTTAGCCTATGAAGCAGAAGTAGCCGTGAACTGGGTACCTGAACTAGGCACCGTGATCTCAAACGAAGAAGTGATCGACGGCAAAAGTGAACGTGGTGGCTATGATGTCATCCGTAAACCAATGCGTCAATGGATGCTGAAAATCACCGCTTATGCAGATCGTTTGATCGATGACCTAGAGCTTGTGGATTGGCCCGAAAGCATCAAAGAAATGCAACGTAACTGGATCGGTCGTTCAGTCGGAGCAAATGTCACGTTTAAAGTGGCTGGCACAGACAAAGAATATACGGTCTTTACCACACGTCCAGATACGTTATTTGGGGCAACCTACTCTGTGCTAGCACCAGAGCTAGACTTAGTTCGTGAGATCACAACTCCAGAACAAAAAGAAGCAGTCGAAGCGTATATCGCAGAAACAGCGAAAAAATCAGATCTTAAACGAACAGATCTTGCTAAAGAAAAAACAGGTGTATTTACAGGTGCGTATGCGATCAACCCAGTAAATGGCAAGGAAATCCCTATCTGGATCGCTGATTATGTGTTAGCTTCTTATGGCACAGGTGCGATCATGGCAGTACCGGCACATGATGAACGTGATTACGAGTTTGCACAAACGTTTGATCTAGAAATCTTACCAGTCATCGAAGGTGGAGATACTTCAGCAGCTGCCTACACAGAAGATGGTGCGCATATCAATTCTGATTTCTTGAACGGATTGAATAAAGAAGAAGCCATCGATGCGATGAATCAATGGTTGGAAGAACATGGCGTTGGGAAAAAAGAAGTCAGCTATCGCTTGCGTGATTGGTTGTTTTCTCGTCAACGTTATTGGGGAGAACCAATCCCAATCATCCATTGGGAAGACGGCACAGTGACAACTGTATCAGAAGAAGAATTACCACTACGTTTACCAAAAACAAGCAATATCCAACCAAGTGGAACAGGGGAGTCACCATTAGCAAACATTGACGAGTGGGTCAATGTCGTTGATCCTGAAACAGGTAAAAAAGGCCGTCGTGAAACGAATACGATGCCACAATGGGCAGGAAGCTCATGGTATTACCTACGCTATATCGATCCACATAATAAAAAAGAATTAGCTAACTATGAAAAACTAGAACGATGGTTACCAGTAGATATTTATATCGGTGGGGCAGAACATGCGGTACTTCACCTATTGTATGCTCGCTTCTGGCATAAATTCCTTTACGATATTGGCGTGGTACCAACAAAAGAGCCTTTTGAAAAATTGTTCAATCAAGGAATGATCCTTGGAGAAAACAACGAAAAAATGTCTAAATCTCGTGGCAATGTTGTCAATCCTGACGATGTCGTAGAAGCATATGGTGCGGACACGTTACGTCTCTACGAAATGTTCATGGGCCCATTAGACGCATCGATTGCTTGGAGTGAAAATGGCTTAGAAGGTAGCCGTAAATTCTTAGATCGTGTTTGGCGCTTGATCGTGGACGAAAACAATAAAATGCGTGATCGTATCACGACACTGAATGACGGTAAACTTGATAAAGTATACCACCAAACAGTTAAAAAAGTCACAGAAGATTACGAAAATCTACATTTCAATACAGCGATTTCTCAATTGATGGTCTTTGTCAATGAAGCATATAAAGTCGATGCCTTACCTTATGAATATATCGAAGGATTCGTACAATTACTTGCGCCGATCGCGCCACATATCGGCGAAGAGCTATGGGCGATCCTAGGCAATGAACAAGATCTTTCTTATGCACCATGGCCGACTTATGATGAAGCTGCTTTGATTGAAGATGAAGTAGAAGTCGTCTTCCAAATCAATGGAAAAGTTCGTGCAAAAGCCAGTGTTGCACGTGACTTATCAAAAGAAGAACTAGAAAAAACAGCGATGGACGATGATAGTATCAAAGAACAATTAGAAGGAAAAACAATCAGAAAAGTGATCGTGGTTCCAAATAAATTAGTCAACATCGTCGCAAATTAA
- a CDS encoding ABC transporter ATP-binding protein, whose amino-acid sequence MTDLIKASKFFYHYLKRYKVSFFFIFITVIAATYLQVKAPQYIGEAFQELANYIGALMQGVDDKSNFLSIIWKLLMFYVLASAANFIYSILFTQVVGKSTNRMRIGLFNKLEKLTIRFFDSHQDGEILSRFTSDLDNIQNSLNQALLQVITNAVLLVGILIMMFRQNVQLAWATIASTPVAILIAVLVIQKARKYVDIQQDEVGKLNGYMDEKISGQRVIITNGLQEETIEGFLAHNQTVREATFKGQAYSGLLFPMMQGMSLVNTAIVIFFGGWLALNGDLERSVALGLVVTFVQYSQQYYQPLMQISSGYSMIQLAITGARRLNEMFAEKDEVKPQNGKPFAGIEKGLSLTNVDFGYSPEKLVLNDVSIDVNKGEMVALVGPTGSGKTTIMNLLNRFYDVNGGSVSIDGTDIREYDLDDLRRHVGIVLQESVLFSGTIRDNIVFGKPDATDEEVVSAAKQANIHDFIQTLEHGYDTHVSEENNLFSTGQKQLISIARTIITNPDLLILDEATSNVDTVTEARIQKAMDEAIKGRTSFVIAHRLKTILNADRIVVLRDGQVIEEGNHHQLLAEDGFYAELYHNQFVFE is encoded by the coding sequence ATGACTGATTTGATTAAAGCAAGTAAGTTTTTCTATCATTATTTAAAGCGGTACAAGGTTTCCTTCTTCTTTATCTTTATTACTGTGATTGCAGCAACTTACTTACAGGTGAAAGCACCTCAATATATCGGGGAAGCTTTCCAAGAATTAGCAAATTACATCGGTGCTTTGATGCAAGGTGTCGATGATAAAAGTAATTTCCTTTCGATTATTTGGAAGCTTTTGATGTTTTATGTTTTAGCCAGTGCGGCAAATTTTATTTACAGTATTTTATTTACACAAGTGGTCGGGAAATCAACGAACCGGATGCGTATTGGTCTATTTAATAAATTAGAAAAATTAACGATCCGCTTTTTTGATTCCCATCAAGACGGAGAAATTCTTAGTCGCTTCACTAGCGATTTGGATAATATCCAAAATAGTTTGAACCAAGCACTTCTTCAAGTGATCACGAATGCGGTTCTATTAGTTGGTATCTTGATCATGATGTTCCGCCAAAATGTCCAACTTGCTTGGGCGACGATTGCTTCTACACCGGTAGCGATTTTGATTGCTGTCCTAGTCATTCAAAAAGCCCGCAAATATGTCGACATCCAACAAGATGAAGTGGGTAAATTGAATGGTTATATGGATGAAAAAATCAGTGGACAACGCGTGATCATCACGAATGGTCTGCAAGAAGAAACAATCGAAGGCTTCTTAGCCCATAATCAAACTGTTCGTGAAGCAACATTTAAAGGACAAGCATACTCAGGGTTGCTTTTCCCAATGATGCAAGGCATGTCTTTAGTTAACACCGCGATCGTGATTTTCTTTGGTGGATGGTTAGCGTTGAATGGTGATCTGGAACGTTCAGTAGCGCTAGGATTAGTAGTTACTTTCGTCCAATATTCCCAACAATATTATCAACCATTGATGCAAATTTCTTCTGGCTACAGTATGATCCAATTAGCGATCACTGGAGCGCGAAGACTGAATGAAATGTTTGCTGAAAAAGATGAAGTGAAGCCACAAAATGGCAAGCCATTTGCTGGAATCGAAAAAGGCTTATCATTAACGAATGTTGATTTTGGTTATAGTCCAGAGAAATTAGTCTTAAATGATGTTTCCATTGATGTGAACAAAGGCGAGATGGTTGCTTTAGTAGGCCCAACTGGTTCAGGTAAGACAACGATCATGAACTTGTTGAATCGCTTCTATGATGTGAACGGTGGCTCTGTGAGCATTGACGGAACAGATATCCGCGAGTATGATTTAGACGATTTGCGTCGACATGTCGGAATCGTTCTACAAGAATCAGTTCTATTTTCTGGCACGATTCGAGACAATATTGTCTTTGGTAAACCAGATGCAACGGATGAAGAAGTAGTTAGCGCAGCGAAACAAGCAAATATCCATGACTTTATCCAGACGCTAGAACACGGCTATGATACTCACGTCTCTGAAGAAAATAATTTGTTCAGTACGGGGCAAAAGCAATTGATCAGTATCGCGCGAACAATCATCACGAATCCAGACCTATTGATTTTAGATGAAGCAACAAGTAACGTGGATACAGTAACTGAAGCAAGAATCCAAAAAGCAATGGATGAAGCGATCAAAGGTCGGACAAGTTTCGTGATCGCCCATCGCTTGAAGACGATTTTGAATGCTGATCGTATCGTCGTTTTACGTGATGGTCAAGTGATCGAAGAAGGAAACCATCACCAACTATTAGCAGAAGATGGCTTCTATGCGGAGTTGTATCATAATCAGTTTGTGTTTGAGTAG
- a CDS encoding ABC transporter ATP-binding protein, with the protein MKLILKHAKNYRLAVFVSLLSVALMVTATLWQPKLLQQVLEAIITEDSDEMRTIGISLISLALLGLAAGVTNTIFSAKVAQGVSADIREEAFRKIQTFSFGNIEQFSAGNLVVRLTNDITQIQNLVMISLQSLFRIPFLFIGAFILAMATMPQLWWIIVLLIVTVFLITALSFTRMGKHFMIIQKLIDKVNSIAKENLMGIRVVKSFVQEENQLNEFSKVSEDLTKHNIIVGTLFSVMIPSFMLAANLAVVGAIFFVSDLAKDDPTLIGGIASFMNYLMQIMMAIIIGGMMMMMTSRAAVSLKRIKEILDTEPDLTYLDVPEQELTGSVRFENVSFRYPGDDADTLKNITFSIEPGEMIGIVGATGAGKSTLAQLIPRLFDPTEGKVEVGGVDLRQVNEHSLRNTVSFVLQKAILFSGTIAQNLRQGNKNATEKDMENASSIAQAKEFIEKLADRYEAPVEERSSNFSGGQKQRLSITRGVIGHPKILILDDSTSALDARSEKLVREALDRELKDTTTIVIAQKIASVVKADRILVLDEGKLVGEGTHEELVANNQVYQEIFETQKGTEE; encoded by the coding sequence ATGAAGCTTATTTTAAAACATGCAAAAAACTATCGATTAGCTGTTTTTGTTTCTTTGCTTTCTGTCGCACTTATGGTGACAGCTACGCTTTGGCAACCTAAGTTGTTGCAACAAGTACTAGAAGCAATCATCACGGAAGACAGCGATGAAATGCGTACGATTGGCATTTCTTTGATTAGTTTAGCACTCCTAGGTTTAGCAGCTGGAGTCACGAATACGATATTTTCTGCTAAAGTCGCACAAGGTGTCAGTGCAGATATCCGGGAGGAAGCGTTTCGCAAGATCCAGACCTTCTCATTTGGTAATATTGAACAGTTTTCTGCTGGTAATTTAGTGGTGCGCTTAACGAACGATATTACGCAGATCCAAAACTTAGTTATGATTTCTTTGCAATCTTTGTTCCGTATCCCGTTTCTGTTTATTGGTGCATTTATTCTTGCGATGGCAACAATGCCTCAGTTGTGGTGGATCATCGTTCTTTTGATCGTTACTGTATTCTTGATCACAGCGCTGTCCTTTACACGTATGGGCAAGCACTTTATGATCATCCAAAAACTGATCGATAAAGTTAATAGTATCGCAAAAGAAAATCTAATGGGGATTCGAGTAGTCAAATCGTTTGTCCAAGAAGAAAATCAGTTGAATGAGTTTAGTAAAGTCAGTGAAGATTTAACAAAGCACAATATCATTGTTGGAACATTATTTTCAGTCATGATTCCCTCATTTATGTTAGCTGCGAACTTAGCTGTGGTGGGCGCAATCTTCTTCGTCAGTGATCTTGCAAAAGATGATCCAACCCTGATTGGTGGTATTGCTTCATTTATGAACTATTTGATGCAGATCATGATGGCGATCATCATTGGCGGTATGATGATGATGATGACCTCAAGAGCTGCCGTTTCATTGAAACGGATCAAAGAAATCTTGGATACTGAACCAGATTTAACTTATCTAGATGTACCTGAACAAGAATTGACTGGTTCTGTTCGTTTTGAAAATGTGTCTTTCCGTTATCCTGGTGATGATGCAGACACACTCAAAAATATCACTTTTTCGATCGAGCCTGGTGAAATGATTGGTATTGTTGGGGCAACCGGAGCAGGAAAGTCAACTTTAGCACAATTGATTCCACGCTTGTTCGATCCAACAGAAGGAAAAGTAGAAGTTGGTGGTGTTGATCTACGACAAGTGAATGAACACAGTTTAAGAAATACCGTTTCGTTTGTTTTACAAAAAGCGATTCTTTTTTCAGGCACGATTGCCCAGAATCTACGTCAAGGGAACAAGAATGCAACAGAAAAGGATATGGAGAATGCTTCTTCTATCGCTCAAGCCAAAGAATTTATCGAGAAATTAGCTGATCGTTATGAAGCACCAGTCGAAGAACGTAGTAGTAACTTTTCTGGTGGACAAAAACAACGTTTATCTATCACACGTGGTGTGATCGGTCATCCAAAGATCCTGATTCTAGATGACAGTACCAGTGCATTAGATGCCCGTTCAGAAAAACTGGTTCGCGAAGCCCTTGATCGTGAGTTGAAAGACACGACAACGATCGTTATCGCCCAAAAGATTGCTTCTGTTGTCAAAGCAGACCGCATCTTGGTATTGGATGAAGGAAAACTAGTGGGTGAAGGAACGCATGAAGAACTCGTTGCGAACAATCAGGTATATCAAGAGATTTTCGAAACTCAAAAAGGAACGGAGGAGTAG